A window from Bosea sp. ANAM02 encodes these proteins:
- a CDS encoding S-methyl-5'-thioadenosine phosphorylase: MSEAVLGIIGGSGIYDLPGLTDLREERIESPWGEPSDVLRIGRMGQTKIVFLPRHGRGHAIPPSEINYRANIDVMKRAGVTDLVSLSACGSYKAELYPGLFVLVDQFVDRTSRRESSFFGKGCVAHVSVAHPVGPALQARIAAAAEAEELAFVRGGTLVTMEGPQFSTYAESTTYRGLGYDLIGMTAMPEAKLAREAEITYATVAMVTDYDCWHELHGAVDVASVIAVLHDNADKARRLVARLAADFPVEREPCPAGSHNALDTAIVTAPAFRDPALLAKLDAVAGRVLRAA, encoded by the coding sequence ATGAGCGAAGCCGTTCTCGGAATCATCGGCGGATCGGGCATCTACGACCTGCCGGGCCTGACCGACCTGCGCGAGGAGCGCATCGAAAGTCCCTGGGGCGAGCCGTCCGACGTTCTGCGAATCGGTCGGATGGGCCAGACGAAGATCGTCTTCCTGCCGCGCCATGGACGCGGTCATGCGATCCCGCCCTCCGAGATCAACTACCGCGCCAATATCGACGTGATGAAGCGGGCGGGCGTGACCGATCTCGTCTCGCTCTCGGCCTGCGGCTCCTACAAGGCCGAGCTCTATCCCGGCCTGTTCGTGCTGGTCGACCAGTTCGTCGACCGCACGAGTCGGCGCGAGAGCTCCTTCTTCGGAAAGGGCTGCGTCGCCCATGTCTCGGTCGCCCATCCCGTCGGCCCCGCCCTGCAGGCGCGGATCGCGGCTGCGGCCGAGGCCGAGGAACTGGCCTTCGTGCGCGGCGGCACGCTGGTCACGATGGAAGGCCCGCAATTCTCGACCTATGCGGAATCGACGACCTATCGCGGCCTCGGCTACGATCTGATCGGCATGACGGCGATGCCCGAGGCCAAGCTCGCCCGCGAGGCCGAGATCACCTATGCGACGGTCGCGATGGTGACGGACTACGATTGCTGGCATGAATTGCACGGCGCCGTCGACGTCGCCTCGGTGATCGCGGTGCTTCATGACAATGCCGACAAGGCGCGGCGCCTCGTAGCGCGGCTCGCCGCCGATTTTCCGGTCGAGCGCGAGCCGTGCCCGGCCGGCTCTCATAACGCGCTCGACACCGCCATCGTGACCGCGCCGGCCTTCCGCGATCCGGCCCTGCTGGCGAAGCTCGATGCCGTCGCGGGGCGCGTGCTCAGGGCGGCCTGA
- a CDS encoding adenine phosphoribosyltransferase, translating into MNLADSIRAIPDYPRPGIVFRDITTLLGDARAFRRAVDELVQPFAGLKIAKIAGIEARGFILGGAVAHQLSAGFIPVRKKGKLPLETLRATYALEYGTDEIEIHRDAVQPGERVLLVDDLIATGGTAEAAVNLLAGLGAEVVAACFIVDLPELGGGDKIRRLGVPVRTLVSFAGD; encoded by the coding sequence ATGAACCTCGCCGACAGCATCCGCGCGATCCCGGATTATCCCCGGCCCGGTATCGTCTTCCGCGACATCACCACGCTGCTCGGCGATGCGCGGGCCTTCCGTCGGGCCGTCGACGAGCTGGTGCAGCCTTTCGCCGGCCTGAAGATCGCCAAGATCGCCGGGATCGAGGCGCGCGGCTTCATCCTCGGCGGAGCCGTGGCGCATCAGCTCTCGGCCGGCTTCATTCCCGTGCGCAAGAAGGGCAAGCTGCCGCTGGAGACGCTGCGCGCGACCTATGCGCTGGAATACGGCACGGACGAGATCGAGATCCATCGCGACGCGGTGCAGCCGGGCGAGCGCGTGCTGCTGGTCGATGACCTGATCGCCACGGGCGGCACGGCGGAGGCGGCGGTCAACCTGCTGGCGGGGTTGGGCGCCGAGGTCGTGGCGGCGTGCTTCATCGTCGACCTGCCGGAACTCGGCGGCGGCGACAAGATCCGGCGGCTCGGCGTGCCCGTGCGGACGCTGGTCTCCTTCGCCGGTGATTGA
- the mtnA gene encoding S-methyl-5-thioribose-1-phosphate isomerase: MKINGQHYRTIWLAQDGWRVVVIDQTRLPFRFETVALGSAEQAADAIRSMVVRGAPLIGATAAYGVALAMRADTSDAALEAALDLLGATRPTAVNLRWALARMRGVLAPLSPEARTDAAYAEAAAICDEDVALCRSIGENGLPLIAQIASRKPAGVPVNILTHCNAGWLATVDWGTALAPIYLAHDAGIPVHVWVDETRPRNQGAALTAYELGSHGVPHTVIADNAGGHLMQHGQVDMAIVGTDRTTASGDVANKIGTYLKALAARDNGVPFYVALPSPTIDWGIRDGLADIPIEERAAREVTHLSGLADDGEVRSVRVVAPGSGAANPAFDVTPARLVTALITERGVCAASAEGLAQLFPDLANRDRT; this comes from the coding sequence ATGAAGATCAACGGCCAGCATTACCGGACGATCTGGCTGGCGCAGGACGGCTGGCGTGTCGTCGTGATCGACCAGACGCGCCTGCCCTTCCGTTTCGAGACCGTCGCGCTCGGCTCGGCCGAACAGGCGGCGGATGCGATCCGCAGCATGGTCGTGCGCGGGGCACCGCTGATCGGTGCGACCGCGGCCTATGGCGTGGCGCTGGCGATGCGGGCGGATACCTCGGACGCAGCGCTGGAGGCAGCGCTCGACCTGCTCGGTGCGACGCGGCCGACGGCCGTCAATCTGCGCTGGGCGCTGGCGCGGATGCGGGGTGTCCTTGCACCGTTGTCTCCGGAGGCCCGCACCGACGCAGCCTATGCGGAAGCCGCGGCAATCTGCGACGAGGATGTCGCCTTGTGCCGGTCGATCGGCGAGAACGGCCTGCCGCTGATCGCCCAGATCGCATCGCGCAAGCCTGCCGGCGTGCCGGTCAACATTCTCACTCACTGCAATGCCGGCTGGCTCGCGACGGTGGACTGGGGCACGGCCCTGGCGCCGATCTATCTCGCGCATGATGCCGGCATCCCCGTCCATGTCTGGGTCGACGAGACCCGGCCGCGCAACCAGGGCGCGGCACTGACGGCCTACGAGCTCGGCTCCCATGGCGTGCCGCATACGGTCATCGCCGACAATGCCGGCGGGCACCTGATGCAGCACGGGCAGGTCGACATGGCGATCGTCGGCACCGATCGCACCACCGCGAGCGGCGACGTCGCCAACAAGATCGGGACCTATCTCAAGGCGCTCGCCGCGCGTGACAACGGCGTGCCCTTCTATGTGGCGCTGCCTTCGCCGACGATCGACTGGGGTATCCGCGACGGCCTCGCCGATATTCCGATCGAGGAGCGCGCGGCGCGCGAGGTCACCCATCTATCGGGGCTCGCCGATGACGGCGAGGTCCGCTCGGTCCGAGTCGTGGCGCCGGGCAGCGGCGCGGCCAATCCGGCCTTCGACGTGACGCCGGCGCGGCTGGTCACGGCGCTGATCACCGAGCGCGGCGTCTGCGCGGCCAGCGCCGAGGGGCTGGCGCAGCTCTTCCCCGATCTGGCGAACAGGGACAGGACATGA
- a CDS encoding class II aldolase/adducin family protein: MTEQELRQEIVVVAQAIDRAGFCPSKSGNVSARFGDGLLITPSGLPYAQTKPDDLIHLGLDGAVLGGSRKPSSEWPFHVAIYQARPDAQAIVHTHSPRATALSCTRRGIPAFHYMIALCGGADVRCADYATFGTPELAENAVKALEGRKAVLLANHGVIALGQTLAGAHTIVAEVENLAGQYLDILAAGIEPAILDPAEMERVGAKFAGYGKVG; this comes from the coding sequence ATGACCGAACAGGAACTGCGGCAGGAGATCGTTGTGGTCGCGCAGGCGATCGATCGGGCTGGGTTCTGCCCGTCGAAATCGGGCAATGTCTCCGCGCGTTTCGGCGACGGCCTGCTGATCACGCCGTCGGGCCTACCTTATGCACAGACGAAGCCGGACGACCTGATCCATCTCGGGCTCGACGGTGCCGTGCTCGGCGGCAGCCGCAAGCCGTCCTCGGAATGGCCCTTCCATGTCGCGATCTACCAGGCACGACCCGATGCGCAGGCGATTGTGCATACCCATTCGCCGCGCGCCACCGCCTTGTCCTGCACGCGGCGCGGCATCCCGGCCTTCCACTACATGATCGCGCTCTGCGGTGGTGCCGATGTGCGCTGCGCCGATTACGCCACCTTCGGCACGCCGGAGCTGGCCGAGAACGCCGTGAAGGCGCTGGAGGGGCGAAAGGCGGTTCTGCTCGCCAATCACGGCGTGATCGCGCTCGGCCAGACGCTGGCGGGCGCGCATACCATCGTCGCCGAGGTCGAGAACCTTGCGGGGCAGTATCTCGACATCCTGGCGGCGGGAATCGAGCCGGCGATCCTTGATCCTGCCGAAATGGAGCGTGTCGGCGCCAAGTTCGCGGGCTACGGCAAGGTCGGCTGA
- a CDS encoding chloride channel protein, with amino-acid sequence MNRRAARIPLLRRSRALAITPRFWKQRLVFWAGALAIGIVSAAFAGLADAAQELFGAAFRREGWLRYAPLLVTPAGFALCAWIAFRFVPASQGSGIPQAIAARHLRDDTERASFLSLRIAAGKIVLTVLGLFCGASIGREGPTVQVGASIMLQAARWGGMAQARGLILAGSAAGIAAAFNTPLAGIVFAIEEMSKTYQARTNGIVLSAVIIAGIAAIALVGNYTYFGVVAIAAEVKRDWLLVMVCGVVGGALGAGFSSLMVAVTRRIRRLRAATPLGRVLAIAAGAGLLVALVGILTGGATFGTGYAEARSAIEGTPLPASFFLGKLVATLASSLSGIPGGLFAPSLSVGAGLGSTIGSLLGSPIGLAAVLGMAAYFSGVVQAPMTAFVIIVEMTGNHENVLALMAVSMLGYGTARLVSREPLYHALSRLFIADILRQRRAREAAVRSGA; translated from the coding sequence ATGAACCGCCGTGCCGCCAGAATTCCCCTGCTCAGGCGCTCCCGCGCCCTGGCCATCACGCCGCGTTTCTGGAAGCAGCGCCTGGTGTTCTGGGCGGGCGCGCTGGCGATCGGCATCGTCAGCGCCGCCTTCGCGGGGCTCGCCGACGCGGCCCAGGAACTGTTCGGCGCAGCCTTCCGGCGCGAGGGATGGCTCCGATACGCGCCCCTGCTGGTCACTCCCGCCGGATTTGCGCTCTGTGCCTGGATCGCCTTCCGGTTCGTTCCGGCTTCCCAGGGCAGCGGCATTCCCCAGGCCATCGCGGCGCGGCACCTGCGCGACGACACGGAGCGCGCCAGCTTCCTGTCGCTGCGGATCGCCGCCGGCAAGATCGTCCTGACGGTGCTCGGCCTGTTCTGCGGTGCCTCGATCGGGCGCGAGGGGCCGACCGTTCAGGTCGGTGCCTCGATCATGCTGCAGGCGGCGCGCTGGGGCGGCATGGCGCAGGCACGCGGCCTGATCCTCGCAGGTTCGGCCGCCGGCATCGCCGCAGCCTTCAACACGCCGCTCGCAGGGATCGTCTTCGCCATCGAGGAGATGAGCAAGACCTACCAGGCACGGACGAACGGCATCGTCCTGTCGGCCGTGATCATCGCGGGCATCGCCGCGATCGCGCTCGTCGGCAACTACACCTATTTCGGCGTGGTCGCGATTGCCGCCGAGGTGAAGCGGGACTGGCTGCTCGTCATGGTCTGCGGCGTGGTCGGCGGGGCGCTGGGGGCCGGGTTCAGCAGCCTGATGGTCGCCGTGACGCGCCGCATCCGGCGCCTGCGTGCGGCGACGCCGCTCGGCCGGGTTCTGGCCATCGCGGCGGGGGCGGGGCTTCTGGTCGCACTGGTCGGCATCCTGACCGGAGGCGCGACCTTCGGAACGGGCTATGCCGAAGCGCGCAGCGCCATCGAAGGCACGCCGCTTCCGGCCAGCTTCTTCCTGGGCAAGCTGGTCGCGACGCTCGCTTCCTCGCTGTCCGGCATACCGGGGGGATTGTTCGCTCCCTCGCTGTCGGTCGGCGCCGGGCTTGGCAGCACCATCGGCAGCTTGCTGGGGTCCCCGATCGGGCTTGCCGCCGTGCTCGGGATGGCGGCCTATTTCTCCGGCGTCGTGCAGGCGCCGATGACGGCTTTCGTCATCATCGTGGAGATGACGGGAAACCACGAGAACGTGCTGGCGCTGATGGCGGTGTCGATGCTGGGCTACGGCACGGCGCGGCTGGTCTCGCGCGAGCCGCTCTATCACGCCCTGTCGCGCCTGTTCATCGCGGACATTCTGCGCCAGCGCCGCGCACGCGAAGCCGCCGTACGGTCCGGAGCGTGA
- a CDS encoding MaoC family dehydratase, with the protein MSYFEDFVPGASARSRSLAVSQDDIVAFASRYDAQDFHVDPEAAKASFVGRLIGSGWHSCSLLMRLMAEDFLLDAASMGAPGIDEVKWLRPLLPGDSVSARRTVLESKASRSRPEMGLVRFRLELLNQRDEPILEQTNWIMFGRSGSGIGTHPAGPWLDHAPIYERPAVESPLEAAAEPPGPTRFFEELSIGDSHELGSFVFTAEEIVAFARSFDPQPFHMDEAAARGSSFGRLAASGWHTAAVWMACMVQHRRRQLAAAPERPARLGPSPGFRNLRWTKPVFAGDRITYRSEVVDKRESASRPQWGLFFHRNTGTNQHGEEVFSFDGCVFVERKPR; encoded by the coding sequence ATGTCGTATTTCGAGGATTTCGTCCCGGGCGCGAGCGCACGTTCGCGCAGTCTGGCGGTCTCGCAGGACGACATCGTCGCCTTCGCATCGCGCTATGATGCGCAGGATTTCCATGTCGATCCGGAAGCCGCAAAGGCGAGCTTCGTCGGCCGCCTGATCGGCTCGGGCTGGCATAGCTGCTCCCTGCTGATGCGATTGATGGCCGAGGATTTCCTGCTCGACGCCGCCAGCATGGGCGCGCCGGGCATCGACGAGGTGAAGTGGCTGCGCCCGCTCCTGCCCGGCGACAGCGTCAGCGCGCGGCGCACCGTGCTGGAGAGCAAGGCCTCGCGCTCGCGCCCCGAGATGGGCCTCGTGCGCTTCCGGCTGGAACTGCTGAACCAGCGCGACGAGCCGATCCTGGAACAGACCAACTGGATCATGTTCGGCCGCAGCGGCTCCGGCATCGGCACGCACCCGGCCGGCCCCTGGCTCGACCACGCGCCGATCTACGAACGCCCCGCCGTCGAAAGCCCGCTGGAAGCGGCCGCCGAACCGCCGGGACCGACGCGCTTCTTCGAGGAGCTCTCGATCGGCGACAGCCATGAGCTCGGCAGCTTCGTCTTCACGGCCGAGGAGATCGTCGCCTTCGCCCGCAGCTTCGATCCGCAGCCCTTCCACATGGACGAGGCGGCGGCGCGCGGGAGCTCGTTCGGCAGGTTAGCGGCCTCCGGCTGGCACACGGCCGCCGTCTGGATGGCCTGCATGGTCCAGCACCGCAGGCGCCAGCTCGCGGCCGCTCCCGAGCGCCCGGCACGCCTCGGCCCCTCCCCCGGCTTCAGGAACCTGCGCTGGACGAAGCCGGTCTTCGCCGGGGACCGGATCACCTATCGCTCCGAGGTGGTGGACAAGCGTGAAAGCGCCTCGCGCCCGCAATGGGGCCTGTTCTTCCACCGCAACACCGGCACAAACCAGCACGGGGAAGAGGTCTTCAGCTTCGACGGCTGCGTTTTCGTCGAGCGCAAGCCCCGCTGA
- the ychF gene encoding redox-regulated ATPase YchF — MGFKCGIVGLPNVGKSTLFNALTQTAAAQAANYPFCTIEPNVGDVAVPDERLEKLAAIAGSKEIIPTRLTFVDIAGLVRGASRGEGLGNQFLANIRECDAIAHVVRCFEDGDITHVEGKVSPVDDIETIETELMLADLDSLEKRVLPLEKKAKSGDKEAKEAVDLMNRCLTLLRDGKPARLVQLSPEERRPFELLGLLSSKPVLYVCNVEEASADKGNSFSELVKKRAAEEGAVAVVVSAKIESEIAVLPAEEQTEYLEAVGLDEPGLNRVIRAGYALLHLVTYFTVGPKEARAWTIEKGTKGPQAAGVIHTDFEKGYIRAETIAYDDYIANKGESGAREAGKFRLEGKEYVVADGDVLHFRFAN, encoded by the coding sequence ATGGGCTTCAAATGCGGAATCGTCGGCCTGCCGAATGTCGGCAAGTCGACCCTCTTCAACGCGCTGACGCAGACGGCCGCGGCGCAGGCTGCGAACTATCCGTTCTGCACGATCGAGCCGAATGTCGGTGACGTCGCGGTGCCGGACGAGCGGCTGGAGAAGCTCGCCGCCATCGCCGGCTCCAAGGAGATCATCCCGACGCGCCTGACATTCGTCGACATCGCCGGCCTCGTGCGCGGCGCTTCGCGCGGCGAGGGGCTCGGCAACCAGTTCTTGGCGAACATCCGGGAATGCGACGCCATCGCCCATGTCGTGCGCTGCTTCGAGGACGGCGACATCACCCATGTCGAGGGCAAGGTCTCGCCGGTCGACGATATCGAGACGATCGAGACCGAGCTCATGCTCGCCGATCTCGACAGCCTCGAGAAGCGCGTGCTGCCGCTGGAGAAGAAGGCGAAGTCCGGCGACAAGGAGGCCAAGGAGGCGGTCGACCTGATGAACCGCTGCCTCACCCTGCTGCGCGACGGCAAGCCCGCCCGCCTCGTCCAGCTCTCGCCCGAGGAGCGCCGCCCGTTCGAATTGCTCGGCCTGCTCTCGTCGAAGCCCGTGCTCTATGTCTGCAATGTCGAGGAGGCCAGCGCCGACAAGGGCAACAGCTTCTCCGAGCTGGTGAAGAAGCGCGCCGCCGAGGAAGGCGCCGTCGCGGTCGTCGTCTCGGCCAAGATCGAGAGCGAGATCGCCGTTCTCCCGGCCGAGGAGCAGACCGAGTATCTGGAGGCCGTCGGCCTCGACGAGCCCGGCCTGAACCGCGTGATCCGCGCCGGCTATGCCCTTCTCCATCTCGTCACCTATTTCACGGTCGGCCCGAAGGAGGCCCGCGCCTGGACGATCGAGAAAGGCACCAAGGGGCCGCAGGCCGCCGGCGTGATCCATACCGATTTCGAGAAGGGCTATATCCGCGCCGAGACCATCGCCTATGACGATTACATCGCCAACAAGGGCGAGTCCGGCGCGCGCGAGGCCGGGAAGTTCCGGCTCGAAGGCAAGGAATACGTCGTCGCCGACGGCGACGTGCTGCATTTCCGCTTCGCGAATTGA
- the pth gene encoding aminoacyl-tRNA hydrolase, producing MLIFAGLGNPGPRYARNRHNIGFMAVDEIARLHRASPWRARFQAEACEATIGAEKVILLKPQTYMNESGRSIGEAARFFKIAPADVVVFHDELDLAPAKLRVKLGGGNAGHNGLRSTTAAIGNDYRRVRIGIGHPGDKALVHAYVLNDFGKAEQPWVEDLCSACADHAALLAAHDDAGFQNKVHLFMDSCGHAAVKRLGEKSDG from the coding sequence ATGCTGATCTTCGCCGGCCTCGGCAATCCCGGCCCGCGCTATGCCCGCAACCGGCACAATATCGGCTTCATGGCCGTGGACGAGATCGCGCGCCTGCATCGCGCCTCGCCTTGGCGCGCCCGCTTCCAGGCCGAGGCCTGCGAGGCGACGATCGGGGCTGAGAAGGTCATCCTCCTCAAGCCGCAGACATATATGAACGAATCCGGCCGTTCGATCGGCGAGGCCGCGCGCTTCTTCAAGATCGCGCCGGCCGATGTCGTCGTCTTCCATGACGAGCTGGACCTCGCTCCCGCGAAGCTGCGCGTGAAACTCGGCGGCGGCAATGCCGGCCATAACGGCCTGCGCTCGACCACGGCGGCCATCGGCAACGACTATCGCCGCGTGCGGATAGGCATCGGCCATCCCGGCGACAAGGCGCTGGTCCACGCCTATGTGCTCAACGATTTCGGCAAGGCCGAGCAGCCCTGGGTCGAGGATCTCTGCTCGGCCTGCGCCGACCATGCCGCCCTGCTCGCGGCCCATGACGACGCCGGCTTCCAGAACAAGGTCCATCTCTTCATGGACTCATGCGGCCACGCCGCCGTGAAGCGCCTCGGCGAGAAGAGCGACGGCTGA
- a CDS encoding 50S ribosomal protein L25/general stress protein Ctc → MTAVKQIEASARAQVGKGAARAVRRQGQTPAVIYGGGAAPEAIALDANKTRQLIFGGHFLTTIFEISVAGKKQRVIPRDYQLDPVKDFPIHVDFLRVAKGQTVTVQVPVHVTGQEQSPGVKNGGLVQIVEHSLEVTVEPDAIPESIDVSVAGLNVGDSVHADAIKLPAGAKLSIGADATIVTVSAPTVEAEPEAAETAEAATEAKA, encoded by the coding sequence ATGACCGCCGTGAAGCAAATCGAGGCTTCGGCGCGCGCACAGGTCGGCAAGGGGGCCGCTCGTGCCGTTCGTCGCCAGGGCCAGACGCCTGCCGTGATCTATGGTGGGGGCGCCGCTCCCGAAGCCATCGCGCTCGACGCCAACAAGACCCGCCAGCTGATTTTCGGCGGCCACTTCCTGACCACGATCTTCGAGATCAGCGTCGCCGGTAAGAAGCAGCGCGTCATTCCGCGCGATTACCAGCTCGACCCGGTCAAGGATTTCCCGATCCATGTCGACTTCCTGCGCGTCGCCAAGGGCCAGACCGTCACGGTCCAGGTTCCGGTTCACGTCACCGGTCAGGAGCAGAGCCCCGGCGTCAAGAACGGCGGCCTGGTCCAGATCGTCGAGCACAGCCTGGAAGTCACCGTCGAGCCCGACGCCATTCCGGAATCGATCGACGTCTCGGTCGCCGGCCTGAACGTCGGCGATTCCGTCCATGCCGACGCGATCAAGCTCCCGGCCGGCGCCAAGCTCTCGATCGGCGCCGACGCCACGATCGTCACGGTCTCCGCGCCGACCGTCGAGGCCGAGCCTGAGGCCGCCGAGACCGCGGAAGCCGCGACCGAAGCCAAGGCCTGA
- a CDS encoding EAL domain-containing protein, protein MIRPSGRLQALQNDILEDIARGEPLAACMERLCHRAEAISPGVICSVVTVDDQGCLQPLASPSLPTHFADSIAGAPVGPCAGSCGTAIHRGEPVEVTDIATDPLWAPYTGLVLPLGLRACWSTPIKARDGRVIGAFAFYFTRPRRAQLLERQIVATCVHLCAIAIEHDEVRSRNHRLAYFDTLTGLPNRSQFNGAIAEMSAAGRRFGLMLIDIDHLKLVNDTLGHAAGDALIAVVGARLATALSGCLTCRIGGDEFAVLIPDCEGPVRMRSLASAATAAMALPLDHDGHSITPGITIGGAIAGEDGLDSVTLRQNADLALYHAKETRRGRYVRFRRQLRSAMMQRISVRRDVNGALGDDRIIPYYQPVIRLDTTEVVGVEALARMRLDDGRIVTAGEFQDALRDPKIAHRTTTQMLTAIAADMAEWRASGLNFQHVAINVTSADFQKGDLVQRAARILEKVGVPMQQLVIEVTEQVFMGGRKDGVARTMEALRACGSPVALDDFGTGFASLTHLLDFPIDIIKIDRSFVGSIDSGARSEIIIEALLTMTRRLGMKIVAEGIEKQAQAERLTELGCRLGQGYLYSPPVPASVIREWLARFARPVQAAAPAAGRVANAA, encoded by the coding sequence GTGATCAGACCTTCGGGCCGTCTGCAGGCTCTGCAGAACGATATTCTTGAAGATATCGCCCGCGGCGAGCCGCTCGCCGCCTGCATGGAGCGTCTCTGCCATCGTGCCGAGGCTATCTCGCCCGGCGTGATCTGCTCGGTCGTCACCGTCGACGATCAGGGTTGCCTCCAGCCCCTCGCCTCGCCCAGCCTGCCGACGCACTTCGCCGACTCCATCGCAGGGGCTCCGGTCGGCCCTTGCGCCGGCTCCTGCGGAACCGCGATCCATCGCGGCGAGCCGGTCGAAGTCACCGACATCGCCACCGACCCGCTCTGGGCGCCTTATACGGGCCTTGTCCTGCCGCTCGGTCTGCGCGCCTGCTGGTCGACCCCGATCAAGGCCCGCGATGGCCGCGTCATCGGCGCTTTCGCCTTCTACTTCACCAGGCCGCGCCGGGCGCAACTGCTCGAGCGCCAGATCGTCGCGACCTGCGTCCATCTCTGCGCCATCGCGATCGAGCATGACGAGGTCCGTTCCCGCAATCACCGCCTCGCCTATTTCGATACGCTGACCGGCCTGCCGAACCGCAGCCAGTTCAACGGCGCGATCGCCGAGATGAGCGCCGCCGGCCGCCGTTTCGGGCTGATGCTGATCGATATCGACCATCTCAAGCTGGTCAACGACACGCTCGGCCACGCGGCCGGCGATGCCCTGATCGCCGTGGTCGGCGCACGGCTCGCAACGGCTCTGTCAGGGTGCCTGACCTGCCGGATCGGCGGCGACGAGTTCGCCGTCCTGATCCCGGATTGCGAGGGCCCGGTGCGCATGCGCTCCCTCGCCTCGGCCGCCACCGCGGCCATGGCGCTCCCCCTGGACCATGACGGGCACAGCATCACCCCCGGCATCACCATCGGCGGAGCCATTGCCGGCGAGGATGGTCTGGACAGTGTCACCCTGCGGCAGAATGCCGACCTCGCTCTCTACCATGCCAAGGAAACCCGGCGCGGTCGCTATGTCCGCTTCCGCCGGCAGTTGCGCAGCGCGATGATGCAGCGCATCAGCGTGCGCCGCGATGTCAACGGCGCGCTCGGTGACGACCGCATCATTCCCTATTATCAGCCTGTCATCCGCCTCGACACGACCGAGGTCGTGGGCGTCGAGGCCCTCGCCCGGATGCGCCTCGACGATGGCCGCATCGTCACCGCCGGCGAATTCCAGGATGCGCTCCGCGACCCGAAGATCGCCCATCGCACCACCACCCAGATGCTGACGGCGATCGCCGCCGACATGGCCGAATGGCGGGCAAGCGGCCTGAATTTCCAGCATGTCGCGATCAACGTCACCTCGGCCGACTTCCAGAAGGGCGATCTGGTCCAGCGCGCCGCCCGCATCCTGGAGAAGGTCGGCGTGCCGATGCAGCAGCTCGTAATCGAAGTCACCGAGCAGGTCTTCATGGGCGGCCGCAAGGACGGCGTCGCGCGCACCATGGAGGCGCTGCGCGCCTGCGGCTCGCCGGTCGCGCTCGACGATTTCGGCACCGGCTTCGCCTCGCTGACCCATCTGCTCGATTTCCCGATCGACATCATCAAGATCGACCGCTCCTTCGTCGGCTCGATCGATAGCGGCGCGCGCAGCGAGATCATCATCGAGGCGCTGCTGACCATGACGCGCCGCCTCGGCATGAAGATCGTCGCGGAGGGCATCGAGAAACAGGCGCAGGCCGAGCGCCTGACCGAATTGGGCTGCCGCCTCGGGCAAGGCTATCTCTATTCCCCGCCGGTTCCGGCCTCGGTCATCCGCGAATGGCTCGCGCGCTTCGCCCGGCCTGTGCAGGCTGCGGCTCCCGCCGCCGGCCGCGTCGCGAACGCCGCCTGA
- a CDS encoding VUT family protein: protein MTRDRQRLTEGIIALVLFGLTIPAANWLIGNAGSVCVPDGPCLVPVWPGIMAPSGVLMVGLALVLRDIVQRRLGPLAGLGAIAVGTLISAMLAPPAIVLASVAAFLLSELADFAVYTPLQRRRFVTAVFASSVIGLVVDSLVFLYLAFGSLDFLAGQIIGKAWMVLLALPLMHLLRRRDERLGLVAA, encoded by the coding sequence ATGACCCGTGACCGCCAGCGCCTGACCGAGGGTATCATCGCTCTCGTCCTGTTCGGCCTGACCATTCCCGCCGCCAACTGGCTGATCGGCAATGCCGGCTCGGTCTGCGTGCCTGACGGACCCTGCCTCGTCCCGGTCTGGCCTGGCATCATGGCCCCGAGCGGCGTCCTGATGGTCGGCCTTGCGCTGGTGCTGCGCGACATCGTCCAGCGCCGCCTCGGCCCGCTCGCCGGTCTCGGCGCCATCGCGGTGGGCACGCTGATCTCGGCCATGCTCGCCCCGCCCGCCATCGTGCTCGCCTCGGTCGCGGCTTTCCTGCTGTCGGAGCTCGCCGATTTCGCGGTCTATACGCCGCTCCAGCGCCGGCGCTTCGTCACGGCCGTCTTCGCCTCGAGCGTGATCGGTCTCGTCGTCGACAGCCTCGTCTTCCTCTATCTCGCCTTCGGCAGCCTCGACTTCCTCGCCGGGCAGATCATCGGCAAGGCCTGGATGGTGCTGCTCGCCCTGCCGCTGATGCATCTCCTGCGGCGCCGCGACGAAAGGCTGGGCCTTGTTGCCGCCTGA